One window of the Colletotrichum destructivum chromosome 4, complete sequence genome contains the following:
- a CDS encoding Putative mycotoxin biosynthesis protein UstYa, with product MVETVCVLVSQKDRLLPVDIESRIQQRFLFSKRQRNSLLKDIALLCSMFLSVVLLGALITDKPSLQQCIKSTSAYSPLLDRYHVDLSPRLSTNSSLEPGATPSIYRQPPSPEVDAAWSRVTSTHLFPLRRDEVIKMGKDPDFVALMPEEFGFGEGLHAGFMDVFHKIHCLDVLRREAHRQGFLSDYYGASTKSPLGQAHVDHCIYILLDRLMCKPNMQIIPYIWLENHPTPTPDFINTEVC from the exons ATGGTTGAAACAGTATGTGTTTTGGTGTCTCAGAAAGATAGGCTTCTCCCTGTCGATATTGAGTCGAGGATTCAGCAGCGTTTCCTGTTCAGCAAGCGGCAGCGCAACTCACTTCTCAAGGACATCGCACTTTTGTGCTCTATGTTTCTCAGTGTTGTACTCTTGGGTGCCCTAATCACAGATAAGCCCTCACTACAACAATGCATcaagtcgacgtcggcgtaCT CACCGCTTCTTGACCGTTATCATGTCGATCTCTCTCCCCGGCTGAGCACCAACTCCTCTCTGGAACCCGGTGCCACGCCGAGCATATACCGACAGCCGCCATCTCCAGAGGTTGATGCGGCTTGGAGCCGCGTGACTAGCACACACCTCTTCCCCTTACGCAGAGACGAAGTCATCAAGATGGGAAAAGACCCGGATTTCGTGGCGCTGATGCCCGAAGAATTTGGCTTCGGGGAAGGTTTGCACGCTGGATTCATGGACGTGTTTCATAAGATCCACTGTCTAGACGTATTACGGCGAGAGGCTCACAGGCAAGGTTTCCTTTC TGACTACTATGGCGCCTCTACCAAGTCTCCCCTCGGCCAAGCCCACGTCGACCATTGCATTTACATCCTTCTCGACAGGCTGATGTGCAAGCCTAACATGCAGATCATTCCGTACATTTGGCTCGAGAACCATCCTACACCTACGCCAGATTTCATCAACACGGAGGTCTGCTAG
- a CDS encoding Putative Tle1 phospholipase yields the protein MPHSNMGPPASTNSSDLWRSFVVGSKDFEPKSVVPPALDFAGQVPSSKIYTLEQVDDLQVKKKSTVSDVCEKAHRKKIIICCDGTWQSSVSGKTNIPSNVTRLARSMALTGTDEDGNTCQQIVYYSAGIGTGAGVSVIDRGRQAGFGDGLDARVFEAYSFIVTNYAPNDQIYCFGFSRGAYTARSVAGLINDIGIIQPRELDDFPDLYHLYRKRTVDSFNFRKSKDFREWITGVRKKDYRYLEDSPDVDDHWDKVPHTLPPEFTRVVEAVGVFDTVGALGVPGWGIFESIDEIGIPVTAWYTKIFNQVVRFVPFTGIDSLGFHNTSLSRSFCHSHPDIKHAFHALSLDEHQRAFTPTLWRLPGNDDQRPQPSGKPRTELAAKFRILVNPKNGKASEKELSQAWEALIESEMAEQLKESDESKLLQVWFPGSHINIGGGNPFVLWGLPFDCEQLALLSFTWMCDQISQFVRIDDEQKKSDDPKPRPSLSLADREIASRQKLIHRAKQNESLWWNRLLQPVRIVFNHTLLIESNLKAVPDDGDDAWATGPVFELFEPLMKLVPFLSKYRTPGEYKKDSAGNDLGQTNEEMHPSVHYRVAIHPSYRPRPLEGFLRCKNKQKPGPPRYEWKKGDVVIPEYVIKGTDYVSRRLAECSRGGKEFLESLDRMK from the exons ATGCCTCATTCAAACATGGGGCCGCCCGCGAGCACCAACTCTTCAGATCTTTGGCGATCTTTCGTCGTGGGATCGAAAGATTTCGAGCCCAAGTCCGTCGTGCCACCTGCGTTGGACTTTGCTGGCCAAGTACCCTCCTCGAAGATCTACACCCTCGAACAAGTTGATGATTTGCAAGTCAAGAAAAAGTCCACTGTGTCAGACGTTTGTGAGAAAGCTCACCGTAAGAAGATCATCATCTGCTGCGACGGCACCTGGCAGTCATCTGTGTCTGGGAAGACAAACATCCCCTCCAACGTCACACGACTCGCCCGTTCCATGGCCCTGACAGGAACGGACGAGGATGGCAACACCTGTCAGCAGATCGTCTACTACAGCGCTGGAATCGGTACCGGCGCCGGTGTAAGCGTAATCGACAGGGGGCGTCAAGCTGGCTTTGGCGACGGTCTCGACGCACGAGTCTTCGAGGCGTACAGCTTTATCGTCACGAACTACGCCCCTAACGACCAGATCTACTGCTTTGGCTTTTCCAGGGGTGCTTACACCGCCCGATCGGTAGCAGGTCTGATTAACGATATCGGCATCATCCAGCCGAGAGAATTGGACGACTTTCCGGATCTGTATCATCTCTACCGAAAGAGGACTGTCGACAGCTTCAATTTCCGCAAGTCCAAAGATTTTCGAGAATGGATAACAGGCGTGCGTAAAAAGGACTATAGGTATCTGGAGGACTCTCCCGACGTTGATGACCATTGGGACAAGGTACCTCATACACTTCCCCCGGAGTTTACCAGAGTTGTTGAGGCCGTTGGGGTCTTCGACACTGTTGGCGCCTTGGGTGTTCCGGGTTGGGGGATCTTTGAATCCATCGACGAAATAGGAATCCCCGTCACAGCTTGGTACACGAAGATCTTCAACCAAGTCGTTCGGTTCGTTCCTTTTACCGGCATTGACAGCCTTGGATTCCACAACACTTCCCTAAGCAGAT CTTTCTGCCACTCCCATCCAGACATCAAGCATGCATTTCACGCGCTGTCACTTGATGAGCACCAACGGGCATTCACCCCGACCCTCTGGCGCCTCCCAGGCAACGATGACCAACGTCCGCAGCCCAGCGGCAAGCCGAGGACGGAGCTCGCGGCAAAGTTTAGAATTCTTGTGAACCCAAAGAATGGAAAGGCTTCGGAAAAGGAACTTTCTCAGGCTTGGGAAGCCCTGATTGAAAGCGAGATGGCCGAACAGTTGAAGGAAAGCGACGAATCGAAGCTACTACAAGTTTGGTTCCCTGGCAGCCACATCAACATCGGTGGCGGCAACCCATTCGTCCTTTGGGGCTTGCCGTTCGACTGTGAAC AACTTGCCCTTCTCTCCTTCACATGGATGTGTGACCAAATCAGCCAATTCGTTCGGATCGACGACGAACAAAAGAAGAGCGACGATCCCAAGCCGCGACCATCGTTAAGTCTTGCCGATCGCGAAATTGCATCACGCCAAAAGCTGATTCACAGAGCCAAGCAAAATGAAAGTCTCTGGTGGAACCGGCTTCTGCAACCCGTCCGAATAGTTTTCAACCACACCTTGCTCATTGAGTCGAATTTGAAAGCAGTTCCCGACGACGGAGATGATGCCTGGGCTACCGGTCCTGTCTTTGAACTGTTCGAACCCTTGATGAAACTTGTGCCCTTTCTGTCAAAGTACAGGACGCCGGGCGAATACAAAAAGGACAGTGCTGGGAACGATCTTGGCCAGACGAACGAAGAAATGCATCCCTCCGTCCACTACAGAGTGGCTATCCACCCGTCATACCGCCCAAGGCCTCTTGAGGGCTTCTTGAGATGTAAAAACAAACAGAAGCCCGGCCCGCCTCGATATGAGTGGAAGAAAGGAGATGTCGTCATACCCGAATATGTCATCAAGGGCACCGACTATGTTTCGCGTCGCCTAGCTGAGTGTTCCCGTGGAGGAAAGGAGTTTCTTGAGTCTCTTGATAGAATGAAATAG
- a CDS encoding Putative cytochrome P450 — protein sequence MALILIMNTTADTAERFLDCYFLKVLKRFVSLVIFLVIVYLIQTEIIRYRRRIKNLAGPCGWPIVGNLFQHPNQVPAETYRQWAEKYGPVFQIQLGNTTGVVVNSVESAKQLFLGQSHAMNSRPTFYVFHSKVSKAVTSIGTSPWDDSCKRRRKLAAGALNRPRVESYAPILNLEAREFLKDLYSLCHDGSIEIDFRPAVRRFALNLSLTLNYGTRVSNVKSLEDDPLLAEIIYVESEISKFRDTGKNYANYIPLLRYWEPVADLMGLGSTPTNHAADIGHRRLEYNDVLFKRLKEEVARGEDKPCIQGAVLRDPESATLTREELISVSLSMMAGADSNQPTLAWAILLLAHRPDIQEKAFVAIENARVLKQASNNYASTKVDYVDALTKEISRYFVVLKLALPKATYTDVTWGAAIIPANTLVFLNSWAYPELFTQPDVFAPERWLPDAPDQYAHQFAFGMGGRMCVASHLAHNALYTVFLHLIARFHILPADGENPEEIDPLKGLKGIAFVATPRGFRARFVPREGAGLEAWLHNPNAGF from the exons ATGGCCTTGATCTTGATCATGAACACTACAGCAGACACAGCCGAGCGATTCCTGGACTGTTACTTCTTGAAAGTGCTCAAACGTTTCGTTTCTCTTGTTATCTTTCTTGTCATTGTATACCTGATACAAACCGAGATCATTCGATACCGCCGAAGAATCAAAAATCTTGCTGGTCCCTGTGGATGGCCCATTGTCGGCAACCTGTTTCAA CATCCGAATCAAGTGCCGGCAGAGACTTATAGACAATGGGCGGAAAAATACGGACCAGTATTTCAGATCCAGCTTGGAAACACCACAGGTGTCGTTGTCAACTCTGTGGAATCAGCAAAGCAACTTTTCCTCGGCCAAAGCCACGCAATGAACTCCCGACCGACCTTTTACGTTTTCCATAGTAAAGTCAGCAAGGCAGTTACCAGCATAGGCACCAGCCCCTGGGACGACTCCTGCAAGAGGCGTCGCAAACTCGCGGCTGGTGCTTTAAACCGTCCACGAGTCGAGAGTTACGCGCCCATTCTAAATCTCGAGGCGCGGGAGTTTCTCAAAGACTTGTACTCCTTGTGTCATGACGGCTCCATTGAGATCGACTTCCGCCCGGCGGTGCGGCGATTTGCACTCAACCTGAGTCTGACCTTGAACTACGGCACTAGGGTTTCCAATGTCAAGTCTCTAGAAGATGATCCGCTCTTGGCAGAAATCATCTACGTCGAGTCTGAGATCTCCAAGTTTCGCGACACAGGAAAGAATTATGCAAATTACATCCCTTTGCTCCGGTACTGGGAGCCAGTCGCCGACTTGATGGGTCTAGGCTCGACACCGACGAACCATGCAGCGGACATTGGCCATCGAAGGCTGGAGTACAATGATGTTCTCTTCAAGCGGCTGAAAGAGGAAGTGGCGCGAGGCGAAGACAAGCCCTGCATACAAGGTGCTGTCCTGAGAGATCCGGAGTCCGCAACACTGACTCGAGAGGAGTTAATCAGCGTCAGTTTGAGCATGATGGCT GGTGCCGATTCAAACCAGCCGACCCTGGCTTGGGCAattcttctccttgcgcATCGCCCCGACATCCAGGAGAAAGCTTTCGTAGCCATCGAGAATGCCCGAGTTCTCAAACAAGCATCAAACAACTATGCTTCTACCAAGGTCGACTATGTTGACGCACTGACGAAGGAGATTTCAAGATACTTTGTTGTTCTGAAGTTGGCTTTGCCAAAAGCCACTTACACGGATGTAACCTGGGGCGCTGCTATTATACCGGCGAACACCTTGGTGTTCTTGAACAGTTGGGCGT ATCCGGAGCTCTTCACCCAACCTGACGTTTTCGCCCCTGAGCGATGGCTCCCAGATGCGCCGGACCAGTACGCGCATCAGTTCGCTTTCGGGATGGGCGGTCGGATGTGTGTAGCGTCTCACCTAGCTCATAATGCGCTGTACACGGTGTTTTTACACTTGATCGCGCGATTCCACATCCTTCCCGCAGACGGAGAGAACCCCGAAGAGATCGATCCGTTAAAGGGTTTAAAGGGGATCGCGTTCGTGGCCACACCAAGGGGCTTTCGAGCAAGATTTGTCCCAAGAGAGGGAGCAGGGTTAGAGGCGTGGCTCCATAACCCCAACGCTGGTTTTTGA
- a CDS encoding Putative cytochrome P450, whose product MLFLKQLPRPPTHVACIFHILSPWLPCKPPFLHLIPSLFDSSLPTVWKRQFSMLGLLSIALLALPALILYLYSALKYRRFKQYAHFPQLKPSLAWGHLKAIDDFHRKRGEKDAQMDPAMDDMAESIGSPPVMFLDLRPLVRPMLLIRSHEIAEQVSRQSKTWPYSLPKSDTMLHLFPLLGERSIVMSYGPEWKDMRKHFNPGFAPQHLISLMPVILDKTQAFLAKLDGLVHTGEVFELEPLCTNLTFDIIGAVTMDVDLGAQLPEELQGDFIKGYKEFLLSYKQSNGILQWWEGPRKNRQRKKLANTLNTFLEDLIRRKFDDVKQNHDVSSRSILALSLRDVEILTQDIIDGTKDQLKTFMFAGHDTTSILLQWAFYELSRTPRAMKALRAELHSLFGQDLGPETVREALLARGEEITQKMTYTSAVIKEILRLYPPAGSARLTPPGSNFHLQLPDKTSVCVDGLVLYNCATVIQRDPQVYGSTKDDFVPERWLGNTDTSMATNDDEKVGTSKAGENIIPSAAWRPFERGPRNCIGQELANIEARVILASVVGKYAFEKVGLGEATLDEKGKPILNEKGQHKSSTHLYNTRQITARPVDNMRVRVRLEGATEA is encoded by the exons ATGCTTTTCTTGAAACAGCTTCCACGGCCTCCGACGCATGTCGCTTGCATTTTCCATATATTAAGCCCATGGCTCCCCTGCAAACCACCTTTCTTACATCTAATACCATCCCTCTTTGATTCATCCTTACCAACGGTTTGGAAGAGGCAGTTCAGCATGCTGGGTCTTTTATCTATAGCGCTGCTAGCGCTTCCGGCGCTCATACTGTACCTCTACTCGGCACTGAAGTACCGTCGATTCAAGCAATATGCGCACTTTCCCCAGCTCAAGCCATCCTTGGCATGGGGCCATCTCAAGGCGATCGATGATTTCCATCGGAAGCGTGGAGAAAAGGACGCCCAGATGG ACCCCGCCATGGACGACATGGCCGAGTCAATCGGATCCCCACCTGTCATGTTCCTTGACTTGCGTCCATTAGTCCGCCCAATGCTGCTCATCAGATCCCATGAGATTGCGGAGCAGGTGTCAAGACAGTCAAAGACATGGCCTTACAGCCTGCCCAAGTCAGATACGATGCTGCATCTTTTTCCGCTCCTGGGCGAGAGATCGATCGTCATGTCCTAT GGTCCGGAATGGAAGGATATGAGAAAGCACTTCAACCCGGGATTCGCCCCTCAACATCTCATAAGCTTAATGCCAGTAATCTTGGACAAGACCCAGGCGTTCCTTGCTAAACTGGACGGACTTGTCCACACTGGAGAGGTCTTTGAACTCGAGCCTCTGTGTACAAACCTCACTTTTGATATCATCG GCGCTGTTACCATggacgtcgacctcggtgcTCAACTCCCAGAAGAATTACAGGGCGATTTTATCAAGGGCTACAAAGAATTTCTTCTATCCTACAAGCAAAGCAACGGCATTCTCCAATGGTGGGAGGGTCCTCGGAAGAACCGCCAACGAAAGAAGCTGGCCAATACTCTCAACACTTTCTTGGAGGACCTTATTCGGCGCAAGTTTGACGATGTCAAACAAAACCACGACGTGTCGAGTCGCAGTATTCTGGCGCTGAGTTTACGGGATGTTGAAATCCTCACTCAGGACATCATTGACGGAACCAAGGACCAGCTTAAGACCTTCATGTTCGCCGGCCACGACACCACCAGCATTCTCCTCCAATGGGCCTTTTACGAGCTGTCCCGGACTCCACGCGCAATGAAGGCTCTCAGAGCCGAGCTGCATAGTCTTTTTGGTCAAGACCTGGGCCCCGAAACTGTTCGCGAAGCCCTGCTCGCCAGAGGCGAAGAGATCACTCAGAAGATGACCTATACATCAGCAGTCATCAAGGAAATCCTGCGGCTGTACCCACCTGCCGGCTCTGCGCGTCTTACCCCTCCTGGCTCAAACTTCCATCTCCAGCTGCCCGACAAGACCAGTGTATgtgtcgacggccttgttCTATACAACTGCGCCACCGTCATCCAAAGAGATCCCCAGGTCTACGGAAGTACCAAGGACGACTTTGTCCCTGAGCGGTGGCTCGGTAATACGGACACGTCCATGGCAacgaacgacgacgagaaagTAGGCACCAGTAAGGCCGGAGAAAACATCATTCCCTCTGCTGCATGGAGGCCATTCGAGAGAGGGCCAAGAAACTGTATCGGACAAGAGTTAGCCAACATCGAGGCTAGAGTTATTCTGGCCAGTGTTGTCGGTAAGTATGCCTTTGAAAAGGTTGGCCTGGGGGAGGCAACTCTGGACGAAAAGGGAAAGCCTATCCTCAACGAAAAGGGGCAGCACAAGTCCAGCACGCATCTCTACAAC ACAAGGCAAATTACTGCACGACCAGTCGACAATATGAGGGTCCGTGTGAGGCTGGAGGGAGCTACAGAAGCGTGA
- a CDS encoding Putative short-chain dehydrogenase/reductase SDR, NAD(P)-binding domain superfamily has translation MAPKGFAILIGAGPTSGAGIARVLASPQHGNLAVALLARNPDNLQNLASNLRKSSNGILHPFPTDTQPDNLRRAFQQIADHPDFKDLKLKLAIYHVKNSSRKPFLEETPEAFNDSMSTYTTGAVVFAQEALKLMYAQNGGQTLLADTEGAKKGTVIFTGTLGALRTNQQYAAYGASRAAARMVAQSIAKEHSKFGVHVVHAIANGGIIDEENENTKTGKSIRAEDVGELYLWLSQQPSSLWTHELDMRPAQETF, from the coding sequence ATGGCGCCCAAAGGATTTGCCATACTCATCGGCGCAGGACCGACATCCGGCGCAGGCATTGCCCGCGTTCTCGCGAGTCCTCAACACGGCaacctcgccgtcgctctACTCGCAAGGAATCCGGACAATCTCCAGAATCTTGCATCCAACCTTCGAAAATCGTCTAACGGCATCCTTCATCCCTTCCCCACAGACACCCAGCCCGACAACCTCCGGAGAGCCTTCCAACAGATCGCCGATCACCCAGACTTCAAGGACCTGAAGCTGAAGTTGGCCATCTACCACGTCAAGAACTCGAGCCGGAAACCGTTTCTTGAGGAGACCCCCGAGGCGTTCAACGACAGCATGAGTACCTACACCACcggtgccgtcgtcttcgcgcAGGAGGCGCTGAAGCTTATGTACGCCCAGAACGGCGGGCAGACACTCCTCGCAGACACCGAAGGCGCGAAGAAGGGCACAGTCATTTTCACGGGCACACTGGGGGCCCTGCGCACAAATCAGCAATACGCCGCCTACGGTGCCTCtcgagcggcggcgaggatggtggCGCAGTCTATCGCGAAGGAGCACAGCAAGTTTGGCGTACATGTTGTccacgccatcgccaacggcggGATCATTGACGAGGAGAACGAAAACACAAAGACTGGCAAGAGTATACGTGCGGAAGACGTTGGCGAGTTGTACTTGTGGCTGTCACAGCAACCCAGCTCGTTGTGGACTCATGAGCTGGACATGAGACCGGCACAAGAGACTTTCTGA
- a CDS encoding Putative histidine phosphatase superfamily, clade-1, whose amino-acid sequence MAATADPIHRYKFTILPEYFVDYYQVAEKSPGGKATTQPSLGLLDKPFEDATNDAGAKPWERFTAHVNRLNAESPEGVEYKVLYLTRHGLGFHNVQAAKVGTAEWDRYWSHLDGDGVVTWLDAELVDTGIRQAKDLSAFWADATTTQKVPFPESFYTSPLRRCLETSRLVFGGLVEERGQEFRPLVKEGLRERMTDHTCDKRSPKKWIESAYPRYIVEPGFTEEDQLWKADRFETTEEHLARKQQVLNEIFSTDASQFVSLTVHSYAIAAILGVGGQEEFRVREGSTIALLVRGDRTDVSSG is encoded by the exons ATGGCCGCAACCGCCGACCCCATCCATCGCTACAAGTTTACGATCCTTCCTGAGTACTTTGTGGACTACTACCAGGTCGCGGAGAAGAGTCCTGGCGGGAAGGCAACGACTCAGCCGAGCCTGGGCCTCCTCGACAAACCCTTCGAAGATGCGACCAACGACGCAGGCGCCAAGCCATGGGAGCGGTTTACCGCCCACGTCAACAGACTCAACGCTGAGAGCCCGGAAGGCGTCGAGTACAAGGTTCTGTATCTGACAAGACATGGCCTGGGTTTCCATAACGTGCAGGCAGCTAAAGTCGGGACAGCTGAGTGGGAT AGGTACTGGTCacatctcgacggcgacggtgtcgTCACATGGCTCGACGCTGAGCTTGTCGACACAGGCATTCGCCAAGCAAAGGATTTGAGTGCATTTTGGGCGGACGCCACAACGACCCAGAAAGTGCCTTTCCCGGAATCTTTCTACACGAGCCCTCTCCGTCGGTGCCTAGAGACGAGCAGGCTCGTGTTCGGCGGCTTAGTTGAGGAGAGGGGCCAGGAGTTCCGGCCTCTCGTCAAAGAGGGACTGAGAGAGCGTATGACGGATCACACTTGCGACAAGAGAAGCCCAAAGAAATGGATCGAGAGTGCCTATCCGAGATATATCGTCGAGCCAGGGTTCACCGAGGAAGACCAGCTGTGGAAGGCCGACCGATTTGAGACGACGGAGGAGCACCTTGCCAGGAAGCAGCAGGTTCTAAATGAGATCTTCTCAACGGACGCAAGTCAATTCGTTTCACTGACGGTTCACTCATACGCCATCGCAGCCATACTGGGTGTTGGTGGGCAGGAGGAGTTCAGAGTCAGAGAAGGGTCCACGATTGCTTTGTTGGTCCGTGGTGATAGAACAGACGTGTCATCTGGCTAG
- a CDS encoding Putative short-chain dehydrogenase/reductase SDR, NAD(P)-binding domain superfamily produces MASANINAADLFSVKGLIAVVTGGGTGIGLMIAQGLEANGAIVYIIGRRKEALEKAASTAKHGNIHAIQGDITQKSDLDRAVAEIKQAHGYVNVVIANSGISGPALKGLPPNPTIAQYRDFVFGWDQKDFTETFAVNTTGVFFTVAAFLELLDEGNKRGNFKQRSQVIATSSVGAYNRQPMGFAYGASKAAVVHMFKQLSTVLVPFNIRANVIAPGFYPSEMTSGMLEQHKDGWPKSFIPEERAGDLEDMAGAALFLVSRAGAYTNGNVLVTDGGRLGVVPSSY; encoded by the exons ATGGCGTCTGCAAACATCAATGCTGCTGACCTCTTCAGCGTCAAgggcctcatcgccgtcgtgaCCGGCGGGGGAACTG GTATCGGCCTCATGATCGCacagggcctcgaggccaacggTGCAATTGTGTACATCATTGGTCGCCGGAAGGAAGCTCTGGAGAAAGCAGCAAGCACCGCG AAGCATGGCAACATCCACGCCATTCAAGGCGATATCACCCAAAAGAGCGACCTCGATCGAGCCGTCGCAGAAATCAAACAGGCTCATGGATACGTCAACGTAGTCATTGCTAACTCGGGCATCTCGGGCCCAGCCCTCAAGGGTCTACCCCCCAACCCGACGATCGCTCAGTATCGCGACTTTGTGTTCGGCTGGGACCAGAAAGACTTCACGGAGACCTTCGCTGTCAACACCACCGGGGTGTTCTTCACCGTGGCGGCGttccttgagcttcttgacgaGGGTAACAAGCGCGGCAACTTCAAGCAGAGGAGTCAGGTGATTGCAACAAGCAGCGTTGGCGCCTACAACCGCCAACCGATGGGGTTCGCCTACGGAGCGTCGAAGGCGGCTGTGGTACACATGTTCAAGCAATT AAGCACAGTTTTGGTACCATTCAACATCCGCGCAAACGTGATCGCCCCGGGAT TCTACCCGAGCGAGATGACTTCAGGAATGTTGGAGCAGCACAAGGACGGTTGGCCAAAGTCATTTATCCCGGAGGAGAGAGCTGGAGACTTGGAGGACATGGCTGGTGCGGCTCTGTTCCTGGTCAGCAGAGCCGGGGCCTACACCAACGGTAACGTACTTGTTACCGATGGTGGAAGACTCGGTGTGGTGCCATCGAGCTACTGA
- a CDS encoding Putative prenylated rab acceptor PRA1: MARSSYSDEHIASRRDSAYPTPREPYGYPTSSARESRWDVAEYSLRPTARAHDAPSSSSRARSRSRSRSRSRSARPPPSRDMHRKKRRSGGGASSSPTEPPAAVVPCNAFSPSAMINNLQSAFTAFQSMPQLSSSSFELGPLPDTPVTNLINPKNLTPPPSQAVLHDRLATNLPRHSNVYLILLVGTLLATHWLVLAALFGVVKFGFFIQSYNGRDLARDLGVRKYASTQSIMSGFAAAAAIVGLWAFSSLFSVVFTLVKVAGLVLVHAACFDVSAAPAAPAAGPAAAPAPSPVPAQGFLRPHAAWGQLSREAANVAAQFRSASEGQLRSASETNLSAPYPSGGEANGWYAGEGYTGAPGQETYTEMPLTPRTYEAYAPAPSPRREERDGGDLAYGYYEPGRPQSYASGRSY; encoded by the coding sequence ATGGCTAGATCCTCATACTCGGACGAGCACATTGCCTCCCGGAGGGACTCGGCCTACCCCACGCCCCGCGAGCCCTACGGCTACCCGACCTCATCCGCGCGAGAGTCGAGATGGGACGTCGCTGAATATTCTCTCAGGCCGACCGCGAGGGCCCACGACGCcccctcatcatcatcaagagCCCGCTCCCGATCgcgctcccgctcccgctcccgctcaGCCAGACCGCCCCCCTCGCGCGACATGCATCGCAAGAAGCGacgcagcggcggcggcgcctcatcgtcgccgacggaACCTCCGGCCGCTGTCGTCCCCTGCAACGCCTTCTCCCCTTCGGCCATGATCAACAACCTCCAGAGCGCCTTCACCGCGTTCCAGTCCATGCCCCagctctcctcgtcgtccttcGAGCTGGGTCCTCTGCCGGACACCCCTGTGACGAACCTCATCAACCCAAAGAACctcacgccgccgccctcgcagGCCGTCCTCCACGACCGTCTCGCCACGAACCTGCCGCGCCACAGCAACGTCTACCTCATTCTCCTGGTCGGCACCCTCCTGGCGACGCACTggctcgtcctcgccgccctgttcggcgtcgtcaagtTCGGCTTCTTCATCCAGTCCTACAACGGCCGCGACCTCGCCCGTGACCTGGGCGTGAGGAAGTACGCCTCCACTCAGAGCATCATGtccggcttcgccgccgccgccgccatcgtcggcctgtgggccttctcctcgctgTTCAGTGTCGTCTTCACCCTCGTCAaggtcgccggcctcgtcctcgtgcACGCCGCGTGCTTCGATGTCTCGGCGGCccccgcggcgccggcggctggtcctgctgctgcgccggcgccctcgcccgtcCCGGCACAAGGGTTCCTGAGGCCGCACGCGGCTTGGGGCCAACTCTCGCGAGAGGCAGCCAACGTTGCCGCGCAGTTCAGGTCCGCAAGCGAGGGGCAGCTTAGGTCCGCGAGCGAAACCAACCTCAGCGCGCCGTACCCAAGTGGAGGGGAGGCTAATGGGTGGTACGCTGGCGAGGGATACACGGGTGCCCCGGGGCAAGAGACGTACACTGAGATGCCCCTAACGCCGCGCACATACGAGGCCTACGCTCCCGCGCCCAGCCCGCGCAGGGAGGAGCGCGATGGTGGCGACCTGGCGTACGGGTATTACGAACCTGGGCGGCCGCAGAGCTACGCCTCGGGGAGATCGTACTGA